In Spinacia oleracea cultivar Varoflay chromosome 5, BTI_SOV_V1, whole genome shotgun sequence, a single window of DNA contains:
- the LOC110789443 gene encoding E3 ubiquitin-protein ligase SIS3: MAIRGVDFKWYDGFFLSMLATSVVIVAVNWKRYHLCTYPLHIWIVVDYTTIFLFRLLMFVDNGLSAGMGPDFGWQQSYARFCGRVAVLSILSLLLYPFLWGWTVIGTLWFTKARNCLPEEGQKWGFLIWLMFSYSGLFCIAFFCVGKWLSRRQAHMLRAHQGGIPISEYRVLIDMIRIPDWAFEVVGQEMRGMGQDAGTYHPGLNLTAAEREAVEALIQDLPKFRLKAVPTDCSECPICLEEFRVGNEVRGLPCAHNFHVECIDQWLRLNVKCPRCRCSVFPNLDLSAISNLRADSDQERPSPTVVTATQYVRSQTPSQSYRVRLQGLLRPIRTENAGYGNESENALEVAENGGLLLNPGPARANSGPDRVNPGPARVNPSPYLVEHDVAALSSAPHH, translated from the exons ATGGCTATCAGAGGCGTCGACTTCAAATG GTACGATGGGTTCTTCTTGTCGATGCTTGCCACAAGTGT AGTTATAGTGGCCGTTAACTGGAAGCGATACCATCTTTGCACATACCCTTTGCACATATGGATAGTG GTTGACTACACCACTATTTTCTTGTTTCGACTTTTGATGTTTGTTGACAATGGGCTCTCGGCTGGAATGGGACC GGACTTTGGCTGGCAGCAGAGTTATGCTCGCTTTTGTGGTAGAGTAGCAGTTCTCTCTATCCTCTCTCTGTTACTCTATCCCTTTCTTTGGGGATGGACCGTCATCGGCACCTTGTGGTTCACCAAAGCCAGAAACTGT TTGCCTGAAGAAGGTCAAAAATGGGGTTTCTTGATATGGCTGATGTTTAGCTATTCAGGGCTTTTTTGCATTGCTTTCTTTTGTGTTGGAAAG TGGTTATCACGAAGACAAGCTCACATGCTACGAGCTCATCAGGGAGGAATTCCTATTTCAGAGTATAGG GTGTTGATTGACATGATACGTATACCTGATTGGGCATTTGAAGTAGTCGGTCAAGAGATGAGAGGCATGGGGCAAGACGCTGGTACATACCATCCAGGGCTTAACTTGACTGCAGCTGAG AGGGAAGCAGTGGAGGCCCTCATTCAAGATCTGCCGAAGTTTAGGCTGAAAGCTGTTCCGACTGACTGCAGTGAATGTCCCATCTGCTTGGAGGAGTTCCGTGTTGGAAATGAG GTTCGTGGCTTACCTTGTGCTCACAACTTCCATGTGGAGTGCATAGATCAATGGCTCCGGCTAAATGTGAAATGCCCTCGGTGTCGGTGCTCAGTATTTCCAAACCTTGACCTGAGTGCCATATCCAATCTCCGTGCTGACTCAGATCAGGAACGACCCTCGCCTACTGTTGTGACAGCAACTCAATATGTTAGATCCCAAACACCTAGCCAGAGTTATCGCGTAAGGTTGCAGGGTTTGTTACGTCCTATACGGACTGAAAATGCAGGATATGGTAATGAATCTGAAAATGCCTTGGAAGTGGCTGAGAATGGAGGGTTGCTACTTAATCCAGGCCCAGCTCGTGCGAATTCCGGCCCAGATCGTGTGAATCCAGGCCCAGCTCGTGTGAATCCCTCGCCCTATCTTGTTGAACATGATGTTGCTGCTCTGTCTTCGGCCCCACACCACTAA